ATGATGTGTTTTTGCAACTGACCGGGCGGGCAATTCGTGAGGAGCAGGCATCGGATCAGGATCGGTTGCGCACGGCGCTCAAACGGCGCGGGGGGAGGGGTGCTTAGATGGCGAAGATGGTTGCTGCGCCAGAGACGACCAGGCAGAGGCGCGTGGCGGTGAAGCGGTTGCTGGATGTGGAGGCGATCTTGATGCTGTGCGAGCGTGATCTGGTGCGCTTTTTCCGCGAGCGAACGCAGTTGTATGGGTCGCTGGCGCGCACAGTGGTCTGGCTGTTTATTCTAGGGGTGGGCTTGCGCGGTTCGGTGCGCGCGCCCGATAACCTTTCGTATCTGGTGTTTGTGTTCCCTGGGATGATGGCGATGGCGATTGTCTTTGCTTCATTTCAGAGCGCGATCAGTATTATTTTTGATCGGGAGTTTGGCTTTCTCAAGGAGATTTTAGTTGCGCCGATTCCGCGCACGTCTATTGTAATTGGCAAGGGGCTGGCAGGCGCGCTGATGGCTACGTTGCAGGGGACGCTTATCTTTGTGTTTGCGCCGTTTGTGGGGGTCTGGCCCGCGCCGTGGGCGATTCTGGCTTCGATGGGGGTGATGCTGCTGACAGGGCTAGGATTGACGGGCGTGGGCATTCTGATTGCGTCACGGATGCGTTCGTTCGAGGGTTTTGGGACAATCAATAATTTCATTATTCTGCCGCTGTATTTCATCAGCGGCGCGCAGTTTCCGCTTACCAATGCTCCGCGCTGGCTCCAGGTTATTGCTCTTTTCAATCCGCTGACGTATGCGGTTGATATGCTGCGCGGCCTGCTAGATGGCTATTGGGTATATCCGCCCGCGCTTGATCTTGGGGTGGTGGTGGGATTTGCGGTGGTCATTTTGAGCGCGGCGACGTTTGTTTTTGGTCGGCAGGAGTAGGTAGGCGGTTGAAGGCCGCGCCTGGAGGCTGTGCTGCCAGGGACGCCGCCTGTACCGCCGTCCCTGGCGCGTTTGGTTTCTGCTGTTAGACTGGCGACCAGTACAATGGGCCGCCGTTGTCCTGAAATGCAGAGCAGCCGCCGTTGCTGAGGGCGCAGGTAAAGGTTTTGTAGGATGGGACTGTCGAGCTGGTCGGCTGAGCGATGGTGATGCCGCTGCTGTTGGGCAGCCAGGATGCCTGGGCGTTGGGGTAGGCATAGGTTTTGATGCCGCTGCCATCTACGTTGATGGTGTAGACGGCGTTGGCGGTGGTGAGCAGAGCTTTTTTGCCATCGGGCGAAAGGAGCGGCGTGGGTTGGAAGGGAAGGTTGTCGGAGTTCTGCCCCAGGTCTACCCCAGAGAAGAGGTGGAAGAGGCTCGTTTGATTCAGCTTGCTATACCAGATGCCGTCGCTGCTGCCGCCGGGCCGCCTGCCATGCCAGAGGATGCGTGTGCCGTCGGGCGAGATGTCGAAGGGGGCGTAGCCGGTGAACTGCGGGCCTGGCCCTTCGAGGGCTTGCGCGGTCCCCAGGGTGAAGAGCTTTTTGTCGCTGTGGGCATTGAGGTCGTATTGGCGGAGGATGAGGTCGTAGCTGCTGGCAGATTTGGAGACGAGTTCGCTGTAGAAGGCGAAGTGACCGCGCACGACGACTGAGCCAACGGGGATAGCTCCTCCATTGGGACTGAAGGCGACCTTGGCCTTGCCGCTGGCGGCGTCGTAGGCGAGGATGCTAGCGTTATTTTCGTCGCCGGAGATGAGCAGGGTATGGTTATCGGCCCAGGCGATGCTGTTTGCGCCGCCCAGGGCGGTGATAAGTTTGCTGGAGCCAGGGGAGTTTGGGGTGGTGACGGCGCTGGTCTGAGTATCTATGACGTAGAGGTTGCCGAAGTAAAACCCATCGCTTGGGCCGGTGACGACGGCGATGAGGGCAGCGATATAACGCCCGTCGGGCGAGAAAAGGAGCGGCGTCAAGGGGTAGTCGTAGTTGACGCCCGCGTTTAAGAATGAATTCGGTTGGCCCACCTGGGGGATGTTGGTCATTTGCTGGGGGGCCTGTCCGTGAAGAGAGACGAAGACCTGATAGTCGCGCATGAAGGCATAGGACGGCTTGAGTACAGGGGGCGTGGTGGGGGTTACGGTCACGGTGCTGGCCGGAGTGTTGGTAGCTGCTGTGATGGGCGCGGCGCCGGTGCCAGTATGGAGGTTGACATAGGCCAGCCCGCCGACGGCAAGCGCGGCAACGACCAGCACTGCTGCGACGATGAGCAGCCATCTGTTACTGCTGCGGTTGGGGGCATTGTCGGGCGGCCATTCAGGGCGGGCAACACCCGGCGGACGTGTGCCGGAACGGCTGGGCGAACCGCCATAGGGATTGGTTGGACGGCGCGGCGGCGGGGCGGCAACGGTTCTGTCGTCGCTATAGTCGTTGTAGGGGTCAGGAGGCGCGTTGTAGGGTCTGCTGCCCCGGCCAGCGGAAGGCCGATTGTCGCCGTAGCTGCTGTAGGGGTCACGTTCGCCAGCGCGGTGGCGCGGTCTGGAGGGTATGTCGCCCCAGGTTGGGGGCGCGCCCCGGCCTGGATTGGAGCCATAGCCCACTCCAGGGTTAGAGCCATATCCAGCGCCCGGATTGGAGCCACGCGATGGGGAGGACGGGAAACCATAGCCTTCAGCGCCGATCTGGCGCGGGGTGGGCGCGGCGCGAGTGGACAGATCAACCTGGCTGCCTTGTCCTGCTTGAGTCAATCCCTGGACGGCGCGCAAGAGCGCGCTGGCGCTCTGGAAGCGTCTGTCGGGGTCTTTTGCCAGGGCCATTGCCAGCACACCATCGGCTTCGCGTGGGAGCGATGGGTTCAATGAGCGCGCGGGCTGAAGCGCGTCTTGGGCCTGCTTCATCATGATCTCGAAGGGAGTGCTGCCGCTGAAGGGGACGCGCCCGGTGAGCATTTGATAGAGGACGATGCCCAGGCTGTAGAGGTCGCTGCGGGCATCACTTTTGCCCATCGCTTGTTCGGGGGCCATGTATTCGACGGTGCCGACGCCCGCTCCGGTTGAGGTCAGTTTCTGGTCGCTGCTGGCGTCGCGGGCAATGCCGAAGTCGGCCAGCAGCAGGTGTTTGCCGCGCTGGATGAGGACGTTCTGCGGTTTGATGTCGCGGTGAACGATGCCTTGTTCGTGGGCATATTGTACAGCGTCACACAGTTGGGTGAAGATTTCGGTAGCATCGGAGAGGGGGAGCGGTCCGTTGACGCGAGCGATGAGGTCGCGCAGGGTACCGTCAGGGGCATAGGGCATGACGAGGTAGAGCAAGTCGTTTTCTTCGCCAAATTCGATGAGGGGCAGGATGTTGGGGTGCGAGAGTTTGGCAATGGCTTGCGCTTCGCGCAGGAATCGCTCACGAAACATCTTATCTTCACTGTAGCCCTGGCGAATGACTTTGACAGCGACTTCTCTGCCGAACGCGGTAGATTGTTTGGCGCGGTAGACCTCAGCCATCCCTCCACTGCCGACGCGCTCAATGAGTTCATAGGCGCCGAGCCGCGCCCCTTCCAGTCCAGCCATCTCAGACCCTCCCATTGTGTCGCTCTTTTGCTCACACTATCATAGCATGCCCTGGCTACACTCTCCACATCTGTATACATAACGAACGAGGGTGTCTTTTTGCGCCGTCGTTTGCTTTCGCCGGTTCCTCTCTTGTTTGCTGCGCTTGTTGGCATGGCCCGTGCAACCTTAGAGAGAGTGGTCTATGCGCTTAAGCTAGACTTCCTAGACAGGAACGCATGGTACTCTTGCTCTTACAGAAGGTTCTTTTGGGGCGCATGATTCACCTGCGCTTTGCAACGAGCAGCCCGGAGACGGATGTTTCGGACGAGCCGTTGGAGGCGACGCTGAAGTTGGGCGGGCTGGGGAAGCGCAGGCTCGGGCTGGGCGATTTTTCTCGTCGTCATCGTGTGCTGATTCGGGCGTTGGCACTGACGCTGGTTTGGGAGATTATGGCTGAGGTTGTGGGGCTGCTTTCGGCTACGATCTTTCCTCCGACGAATGATGTCTCGGCTTTTTTCCAGAACCATCCGGTGTTTCGCCAGGGGCAGTATCCACTATGGGAGACGATCTGGGCGCGTTGGGATGGCATCTGGTATACGCTGATTGCGACACAGGGCTATGGGCCGCGCGCGGGCGGGCTTGACGCTTTTTTTCCGGCGTTTCCAGGGTTGATTCATATAGTCGGTGATGTGCTCGGGGGGAATTATCTGCTGGCGGGCGTGCTGCTGAATCGCGTGCTGCTTTTCCCGACTGTCGCGCTATTTGTGCAGATCGTGCGTGAGGAGGCGGGGGAGCGCGCGGCATGGAGCGCGCCGCTGTTCTTCTTGCTGGTCCCTGTGGCGGTTTTTTTTCTGGCGGTGTATACCGAGACGCTGTTTCTGCTGGCGTGCCTGGGGTGTTTTCTGGCGATGCGCCACGAACGCTGGCTGATAGCAGGGCTGTGCTGCGCGGTGGCGACGGCCACGCGCTTGCCGGGGATTGTACTGGTCGGGGCGGTGCTGGTGGAAGGATTGGTGAGCCGCAGCTATTGGAAGGGGCTGGGCGCGGCGGCGCTGGGGATGAGTGGGCTGGCGGCGTATGCGCTTTATCTGCAACTGCTCTATCATGATCCGCTGGCATTTCAGCATGCTTATAACTATGGCTGGGGCGGCAGGCATTTTACGCTGGGCATCTGGGCGGGGCCACAGGAGTATCTGCAACTGCTTAT
This genomic window from Ktedonobacterales bacterium contains:
- a CDS encoding mannosyltransferase family protein; the encoded protein is MVLLLLQKVLLGRMIHLRFATSSPETDVSDEPLEATLKLGGLGKRRLGLGDFSRRHRVLIRALALTLVWEIMAEVVGLLSATIFPPTNDVSAFFQNHPVFRQGQYPLWETIWARWDGIWYTLIATQGYGPRAGGLDAFFPAFPGLIHIVGDVLGGNYLLAGVLLNRVLLFPTVALFVQIVREEAGERAAWSAPLFFLLVPVAVFFLAVYTETLFLLACLGCFLAMRHERWLIAGLCCAVATATRLPGIVLVGAVLVEGLVSRSYWKGLGAAALGMSGLAAYALYLQLLYHDPLAFQHAYNYGWGGRHFTLGIWAGPQEYLQLLINGWPWDNRADITSLSCVLALVVDCTLLAVMWRPMRWSYRLFVVGSMLLPLLSATLFAYNRYSLVLFPFLLVACRWTAKRPTLREATLLVMGFLSVLGLVMFTASYWVG
- a CDS encoding protein kinase, yielding MAGLEGARLGAYELIERVGSGGMAEVYRAKQSTAFGREVAVKVIRQGYSEDKMFRERFLREAQAIAKLSHPNILPLIEFGEENDLLYLVMPYAPDGTLRDLIARVNGPLPLSDATEIFTQLCDAVQYAHEQGIVHRDIKPQNVLIQRGKHLLLADFGIARDASSDQKLTSTGAGVGTVEYMAPEQAMGKSDARSDLYSLGIVLYQMLTGRVPFSGSTPFEIMMKQAQDALQPARSLNPSLPREADGVLAMALAKDPDRRFQSASALLRAVQGLTQAGQGSQVDLSTRAAPTPRQIGAEGYGFPSSPSRGSNPGAGYGSNPGVGYGSNPGRGAPPTWGDIPSRPRHRAGERDPYSSYGDNRPSAGRGSRPYNAPPDPYNDYSDDRTVAAPPPRRPTNPYGGSPSRSGTRPPGVARPEWPPDNAPNRSSNRWLLIVAAVLVVAALAVGGLAYVNLHTGTGAAPITAATNTPASTVTVTPTTPPVLKPSYAFMRDYQVFVSLHGQAPQQMTNIPQVGQPNSFLNAGVNYDYPLTPLLFSPDGRYIAALIAVVTGPSDGFYFGNLYVIDTQTSAVTTPNSPGSSKLITALGGANSIAWADNHTLLISGDENNASILAYDAASGKAKVAFSPNGGAIPVGSVVVRGHFAFYSELVSKSASSYDLILRQYDLNAHSDKKLFTLGTAQALEGPGPQFTGYAPFDISPDGTRILWHGRRPGGSSDGIWYSKLNQTSLFHLFSGVDLGQNSDNLPFQPTPLLSPDGKKALLTTANAVYTINVDGSGIKTYAYPNAQASWLPNSSGITIAQPTSSTVPSYKTFTCALSNGGCSAFQDNGGPLYWSPV
- a CDS encoding ABC transporter permease, which translates into the protein MAKMVAAPETTRQRRVAVKRLLDVEAILMLCERDLVRFFRERTQLYGSLARTVVWLFILGVGLRGSVRAPDNLSYLVFVFPGMMAMAIVFASFQSAISIIFDREFGFLKEILVAPIPRTSIVIGKGLAGALMATLQGTLIFVFAPFVGVWPAPWAILASMGVMLLTGLGLTGVGILIASRMRSFEGFGTINNFIILPLYFISGAQFPLTNAPRWLQVIALFNPLTYAVDMLRGLLDGYWVYPPALDLGVVVGFAVVILSAATFVFGRQE